A portion of the Scleropages formosus chromosome 15, fSclFor1.1, whole genome shotgun sequence genome contains these proteins:
- the ddhd1a gene encoding phospholipase DDHD1: MSACKGEASRLSPPQSPEHSSSRCPAAAADSGSDWEPSGAGDVFVCCSEEPAGHGAVMMNSGQPGLLRGRRRAPQDGVLLGPAEEEAFRGCLALGRASESDSGSSAFLELEDLECCAENDGDDVARFVMEARKRNRSSGSRHRYEVVTELGPEEVRWFYKEDKKTWKPFVGHDSLKIELMFRKVCAASPRGSGPTAAAAGEPERGGETAGAERADGAGGDADAESDSEAVCVRGGLYEVDVKERECYPVYWNQQDRIPVMRGQWFIDGTWLPLEEDESDLIETEHLACFRGQQMQDTFDTDVVAKTVDSKDAIHSLKLTRTHVDWHSVDEVYLYSDATTSKIARTVTQKLGFSKASSSGTRLHRGYVEEASPEDKLPQATHIVFVVHGIGQKMDQGRIIKNTGMMRDAARKMEEKHFSDHVAEHVEFLPVEWRSKLSLDGDTVDSITPDKVRGLRDMLNSSAMDIMYYTSPLYRDEITRGLTQELNRLYSLFCSRNPEFEEKGGKVSIVSHSLGCVITFDIMTGWDPVRFCQQEQADLEEVDLQWLSYEEQHLMEQLHLSRKRLRDLEDQIQSLEASRNLVSPALKFKVENFFCMGSPLAVFLALRGIRPGNTGYQDHILPKSICQRLFNIFHPTDPVAYRLEPLILKHYSNIAPVQIHWCNTVNPTPYDEIRPTFINPVKETASDTESIPSPSTSPVLARRHYGESITNLGKASILGAASIGKGIGGILFSRFSRSSSQTSAAEGGTTEGEEKRLIESQSSCALSTMSQSTSTIIDTTLELEHRIDFELREGLVESRYWSAVTSHTAYWSSLDVALFLLTFMYKQENLTECTEDNPDPV, encoded by the exons ATGAGCGCTTGTAAGGGCGAGGCGTCACGGCTCAGCCCTCCGCAGAGCCCcgaacacagcagcagcaggtgtccGGCGGCTGCGGCAGACAGCGGCTCCGACTGGGAGCCGTCGGGCGCCGGCGACGTGTTCGTGTGCTGCTCCGAAGAACCCGCCGGGCACGGGGCCGTGATGATGAACTCCGGGCAGCCGGGGCTCCTCCGAGGCCGCCGGCGAGCGCCGCAGGACGGCGTGCTGCTGGGCCCGGCGGAGGAGGAGGCTTTCCGCGGATGCTTGGCCTTGGGCCGCGCCTCCGAGTCCGACTCCGGCTCCTCCGCGTTCCTGGAGCTCGAGGACCTGGAGTGCTGCGCCGAGAACGACGGAGACGACGTGGCCCGCTTCGTGATGGAGGCTCGGAAGAGGAACCGCTCGAGCGGCTCCAGGCACCGGTACGAGGTGGTGACGGAACTGGGGCCCGAGGAGGTGCGCTGGTTCTACAAGGAGGATAAGAAGACGTGGAAGCCGTTCGTGGGCCACGACTCGCTCAAGATCGAGCTGATGTTCCGCAAAGTGTGCGCAGCGAGCCCGCGGGGGTCGGGGCcgaccgccgccgccgccggggaGCCcgagagaggaggggagaccGCGGGAGCGGAGCGCGCGGACGGAGCCGGCGGGGACGCGGACGCTGAGTCTGACTCGGaggcggtgtgtgtgcgcggagGACTCTACGAGGTGGACGTGAAGGAGCGCGAGTGTTACCCGGTGTACTGGAACC AGCAGGATCGGATCCCGGTAATGAGAGGGCAGTGGTTCATTGATGGCACGTGGCTTCCCCTGGAGGAGGACGAGAGCGACCTCATCGAGACGGAGCACTTGGCCTGTTTCCGGGGGCAACAGATGCAGGACACTTTTGACACTGATGTGGTGGCCAAGACCGTTGACAGCAAAGATG CAATTCATAGTTTGAAGTTAACCAGGACCCATGTCGACTGGCACAGCGTTGATGAAGTTTACCTGTACAGCGATGCAACTACCTCGAAAATTGCAAGAACTGTCACACAAAAACTGGGTTTCTCTAAAG CCTCCAGCAGCGGGACTCGTCTCCATCGCGGTTACGTAGAGGAAGCGTCTCCTGAAGACAAACTGCCACAGGCCACACACATAGTCTTCGTCGTTCATGGCATTGGGCAGAAGATGGACCAAGGACGCATCATTAAGAACACTGGCAT GATGAGAGATGCTGCACGAAAAATGGAAGAGAAGCATTTTTCAGACCATGTTGCAGAGCATGTGGAGTTCCTGCCTGTAGAGTGGAGGTCTAAGTTGTCACTAGATGGAG acacagTGGATTCCATCACTCCAGACAAGGTGCGTGGGTTGAGAGACATGCTCAACAGTAGTGCCATGGATATCATGTATTACACCAGCCCTCTGTACAGAGACGAG ATCACCAGAGGCCTGACGCAGGAGCTGAATCGGCTGTACTCGCTCTTCTGTTCCCGGAACCCTGAATTTGAAGAGAAAGGGGGCAAGGTGTCCATCGTGTCCCACTCCCTTGGCTGTGTCATTACTTTCGACATCATGACAGGCTGGGATCCAGTGCGCTTCTGCCAGCAGGAGCAGGCTGATCTGGAGGAGGTGGACCTACAGTGGCTGAGCTATGAAGAGCAGCACCTCATGGAGCAGCTTCATCTTTCTCGAAAACG GTTGAGAGACTTGGAGGATCAGATTCAGAGTCTGGAAGCCTCCAGAAATTTAGTATCTCCAGCCCTAAAATTTAAG GTTGAGAACTTTTTCTGCATGGGTTCGCCGCTTGCTGTGTTCCTGGCTTTGCGAGGGATCCGACCAGGGAACACAGGATATCAGGACCACATCTTGCCTAAATCCATCTGCCAGcgactttttaacattttccacCCCACTGATCCTGTG GCGTACAGACTAGAGCCGCTTATTCTGAAACACTACAGCAACATTGCACCTGTCCAAATACACTG GTGCAACACTGTCAACCCAACGCCTTACGATGAGATCCGGCCTACCTTTATTAATCCGGTGAAGGAGACTGCATCTGACACCGAGAGCATCCCTAGTCCAAGTACTTCCCCCGTTCTGGCCCGGAGGCACTACGGAGAGTCCATCACCAACCTGGGAAAGGCCAGCATTCTTG GTGCGGCCAGCATAGGGAAAGGCATTGGAGGGATTCTATTTTCTCGCTTCTCCCGCTCCAGCAGCCAGACGTCAGCAGCTGAGGGTGGAACCACAGAGGGTGAAGAGAAGAGGCTTATTGAAAGCCAGTCATCGTGCGCGCTCTCCACCATGTCTCAGTCCACCTCAACCATCATTGATACTACAT tggagcTGGAGCATCGCATTGACTTTGAGCTACGCGAGGGCCTGGTGGAGAGTCGATATTGGTCGGCGGTGACTTCACACACTGCTTACTGGTCATCTCTTGATGTGGCGCTTTTCCTACTGACCTTCATGTATAAGCAGGAGAATTTAACTGAATGCACAGAAGACAATCCTGACCCTGTGTAA